Proteins from one Nitrospirae bacterium YQR-1 genomic window:
- the mqnB gene encoding futalosine hydrolase produces the protein MAVVLYAVSFEGKNIRRALSSESRPVSGSVCHGSINGVKVFCIETQMGKVNAACETSLAIKTYAPNVVISTGIGGAYPDSGLNVGDVAVSTCEIYGDEGVLLRDGFLDTFQMGIPLVKKGKKLFYNTFDMNNLLTQKTYDVISKGLSGIHTAKGNFLTVSSCTGDIERALMLKNKHAVICENMEGAAIAHVCTKYDIPVIEVRGISNIVADRNKDNWDIATAVKNFSKAVILILKSLNNNILKKGCRRA, from the coding sequence GTGGCAGTAGTGTTATATGCTGTCTCGTTTGAGGGCAAAAACATACGGAGGGCCCTTTCTTCAGAAAGCCGTCCGGTCTCCGGTAGTGTTTGTCATGGGAGCATAAACGGCGTAAAAGTGTTCTGCATTGAAACGCAGATGGGCAAAGTAAATGCTGCATGTGAGACGTCTTTGGCCATAAAAACGTATGCGCCCAATGTTGTTATTTCTACAGGTATCGGAGGAGCTTACCCTGACTCCGGCCTCAATGTTGGTGATGTGGCTGTTTCAACATGCGAGATATACGGCGATGAAGGAGTCTTGTTAAGAGACGGATTTTTAGATACATTCCAGATGGGCATTCCCTTGGTAAAAAAAGGTAAAAAACTTTTTTATAACACATTTGACATGAACAACCTCCTTACCCAAAAAACTTATGATGTAATTTCAAAAGGTCTGTCGGGAATCCACACGGCAAAGGGCAACTTTTTAACCGTTTCTTCCTGCACCGGTGACATCGAAAGGGCGCTTATGCTCAAAAACAAACATGCAGTAATCTGTGAAAACATGGAGGGAGCGGCAATTGCCCATGTTTGCACTAAGTACGATATCCCTGTTATAGAGGTCAGAGGTATCAGCAATATTGTCGCTGACAGAAATAAGGACAACTGGGATATAGCGACGGCTGTTAAAAACTTTTCAAAAGCTGTTATACTGATTCTGAAATCGCTAAATAACAATATATTAAAAAAAGGATGCCGGCGTGCCTAA